In one window of Zygosaccharomyces rouxii strain CBS732 chromosome E complete sequence DNA:
- the MET13 gene encoding methylenetetrahydrofolate reductase (NAD(P)H) MET13 (highly similar to uniprot|P53128 Saccharomyces cerevisiae YGL125W MET13 Isozyme of methylenetetrahydrofolate reductase catalyzes the reduction of 5 10-methylenetetrahydrofolate to 5-methyltetrahydrofolate in the methionine biosynthesis pathway) — MRISEKLQNHRSKSTKPTFSFEYFVPKTTQGVQNLYDRMDRMYQSTLPQFIDVTWNAGGGVLSQLTTDLVETSQSVLGLETCMHLTCTNMPVSQIDDALESARLSGCQNILALRGDPPVNSDSWQPVEGGFQYAKDLVRYIRDKYGDYFDIGVAGYPEGHPETAGDDETLLDHLKEKVDAGANFIITQMFYDADLFIKWCQRVRAKGVDVPLIPGIMPITTYAAFLRRANWCDVHIPQEYFDRLDPIKDDDQLVREVGTDLIVSLCQKLLDSGYVSHLHIYTMNLEKAPQMILDRMELLPSHDEPLDNHLAILPWRKSLNPQRRNEEVRPIFWQRRPYSYVARTSQWSVDEFPNGRFGDSSSPAFGDLDLCGASLIRQSGKKSLELWSAPNSMEDIAQLVINYLRGELKYLPWSDTSLNHEVDDILPELVTLNQKLIITINSQPQLNGVKSSHPVHGWGPRDGYVYQKMYLEFLLPKEKLSKLHDCLVNDVMLTYFAVDHNGNLTTNHQDGTRANAVTWGIFPGREVLQPTIVEKVSFLAWKQEFYHICEEWKLNFINHRCDQSVKLLQHLIDDYVLVNIVDNDFISPENRIFNLLSSI, encoded by the coding sequence ATGAGGATTTCGGAAAAGCTACAGAATCATAGGTCTAAATCGACCAAACCAACCTTTTCGTTTGAGTACTTTGTGCCTAAGACGACTCAAGGTGTCCAAAATCTTTACGATAGAATGGACAGAATGTATCAATCAACTTTACCACAGTTTATTGATGTTACATGGaatgctggtggtggtgtcCTTTCGCAATTAACGACCGATTTAGTGGAAACATCACAATCTGTCCTCGGATTGGAGACTTGTATGCATCTCACATGCACGAACATGCCGGTTTCACAGATCGATGATGCTCTTGAAAGCGCACGTCTATCAGGTTGTCAAAATATCTTGGCACTTAGGGGTGATCCACCAGTTAATTCGGATTCTTGGCAACCGGTCGAAGGTGGATTTCAATATGCTAAAGATCTAGTCAGATACATCAGAGATAAATATGGTGATTATTTTGATATCGGTGTGGCAGGATATCCAGAAGGTCACCCAGAGACTGcaggtgatgatgaaactttaTTGGATCActtaaaggaaaaagttGATGCTGGTGccaatttcattattaccCAAATGTTCTACGATGCAgatctcttcatcaaatggtgTCAACGTGTTAGAGCCAAGGGTGTTGATGTTCCATTGATTCCAGGAATTATGCCTATCACTACGTATGCAGCTTTTTTGAGAAGAGCTAATTGGTGTGACGTTCACATTCCACAAGAATATTTTGATAGACTAGATCCAATCAAGGACGACGATCAATTGGTTCGTGAAGTGGGGACAGATTTAATAGTCTCACTTtgtcaaaaattgttagatAGTGGATATGTGTCTCATCTACACATTTACACCATGAACTTGGAAAAAGCGCCACAGATGATTTTGGATCGTATGGAATTATTGCCAAGCCATGATGAGCCATTGGACAATCATTTAGCCATTCTGCCATGGCGTAAATCATTAAATCCTCAAAGACGTAACGAAGAAGTCAGACCTATCTTTTGGCAAAGAAGACCTTATTCGTATGTCGCTAGAACCTCTCAATGGTCCGTTGATGAATTTCCCAACGGTAGATTTGGTGATTCATCTTCGCCTGCATTTGGTGATTTAGATCTGTGTGGTGCATCCTTAATCCGTCAATCAGGTAAAAAATCATTGGAATTATGGTCTGCGCCAAACTCCATGGAAGATATTGCTCAGTTGGTTATTAACTACTTGCGTggtgaattgaaatatCTACCATGGAGTGACACTTCGTTAAACCATGAAGTTGATGATATTCTACCTGAGTTGGTCActttgaatcaaaaattgattattaccattaatTCACAACCACAGTTGAACGGTGTCAAATCTAGTCACCCTGTACATGGCTGGGGTCCTCGTGATGGTTACGTTTACCAGAAGATgtatttggaattcttATTACCtaaggaaaaattgtcCAAATTACACGATTGTCTGGTAAACGATGTTATGCTCACTTATTTTGCGGTGGATCACAATGGTAATTTAACTACAAACCATCAAGATGGTACAAGGGCTAATGCGGTAACTTGGGGTATTTTCCCAGGTCGTGAAGTACTACAGCCAACAATCGTGGAAAAAGTTTCATTCTTGGCATGGAAACAAGAATTTTATCACATCTGTGAGGAGTGGAAGttaaatttcatcaatcaCCGCTGTGATCAAAGCGTTAAACTTTTGCAACATCTAATTGACGATTACGTCTTGGTGAATAttgttgataatgattTCATTTCACCAGAGAATAGGATTTTCAACCTCCTATCAAGCATTTAA
- a CDS encoding uncharacterized protein (no similarity), with protein sequence MSGLSKCVVTLLGQPGVDERDHRTSHPSHTLRFITPKSKLVEADEIPLKESIFLQTELNCVYR encoded by the coding sequence ATGTCGGGATTATCTAAATGTGTGGTTACATTACTCGGTCAACCTGGGGTCGATGAACGGGACCACAGAACTAGTCACCCAAGCCATACTCTAAGATTCATTACCCCCAAATCAAAACTGGTAGAAGCAGATGAAATACCATTAAAAGAATcgatttttcttcagacTGAACTAAATTGTGTATATCGTTAA
- the TDP1 gene encoding tyrosyl-DNA phosphodiesterase 1 (similar to uniprot|P38319 Saccharomyces cerevisiae YBR223C TDP1 Tyrosine-DNA Phosphodiesterase), which produces MVSDTRKRVAERWSRVDYRSGAIEPAVKKPKSEVIDLTGSDSDNSDNGDQEEQGPPVKPNYPFKLVKSQIFDKNLKNSHHLIDLRDVLHDPSLRKSFLFSFQYELDFLLEQFHPNVQKIVLVAQEGTVLPPTTPKALSWVGKTHLCEFRMPPFTCHHSKLIINVYQDGSLQLFMPSNNFTYAETNYPQQVCWVSPRLSACASPASSSFQSDLLNYLKSYDLREINRYIIPEVEKFNFEPLEGTEFVYSTPSKDYLSGFQLLAQKLRYKKENGDTSIKHHLSHYLCQSSSVGNSLSRKEPCNLLTHMIIPVLEGIIPKDSKKLPSTSQLLEDYRSHHIVPYLLYPTVQEIVDSPVGWLCSGWFNFNYNKDMAHYNMLRDEFNIFHKQKKSQLSPQRRATPSHSKFYMKSTTRNPNEKPFRELDWCLFTSANLSFSAWGKTSAKPRNYEVGILLKSPDLRCQSFVDLIYNTKLQNDSENTNGTTVAVPWTPDLEPYEKIDETFCISKDYSQLSSS; this is translated from the coding sequence ATGGTATCTGATACTAGGAAGCGTGTTGCTGAAAGATGGAGTCGGGTTGATTATCGCTCTGGTGCAATTGAACCTGCTGTTAAGAAACCCAAATCAGAAGTTATCGACCTTACGGGTTCTGATTCTGATAATAGTGATAATGGtgatcaagaagaacaaggaCCGCCTGTTAAACCTAATTACCCTTTTAAATTAGTAAAGTCTCAAATATTCGACAAGAATCTGAAAAACTCTCATCACCTCATCGATCTAAGAGACGTTCTCCACGATCCATCGCTGCGTAAGTCGTTTTTATTCAGTTTTCAATACGAGTTAGACTTCCTACtggaacaatttcatcctAATGTACAAAAGATTGTGCTAGTGGCTCAAGAAGGTACTGTTTTACCGCCAACAACACCTAAGGCGCTATCATGGGTGGGCAAAACTCATCTTTGTGAATTTCGCATGCCTCCATTCACTTGTCATCATTCTAAACTAATTATTAACGTCTATCAGGATGGATCCTTGCAGTTATTCATGCCATCAAACAATTTCACATATGCAGAGACGAATTACCCCCAGCAAGTTTGTTGGGTGAGCCCTCGACTGTCCGCGTGCGCTAGTCCAGCAAGCAGTTCATTCCAATCGGATCTTTTGAACTATTTGAAGTCCTACGATTTGAGGGAAATCAATCGATACATTATACCTGAGGTagaaaaatttaatttcGAACCTCTGGAAGGTACAGAATTTGTCTATTCAACACCTTCGAAAGACTACCTTTCTGGCTTCCAGTTACTGGCTCAGAAATTGCGAtataaaaaggaaaacGGTGATACCAGCATTAAGCATCACCTTAGTCACTATTTGTGTCAAAGCTCCAGTGTAGGCAATTCACTGTCTAGGAAAGAACCATGCAATCTGCTCACGCACATGATTATCCCCGTGTTGGAAGGTATAATTCCCAAGGACTCTAAGAAATTACCATCAACTTCTCAACTGCTAGAGGATTATCGTTCCCATCACATTGTTCCCTATTTGCTATACCCTACAGTGCAAGAGATTGTAGATTCGCCAGTCGGCTGGTTATGCAGTGGTtggtttaatttcaattatAACAAAGACATGGCACATTACAACATGTtaagagatgaatttaacaTTTTTCACAAGCAAAAAAAGTCTCAATTATCCCCTCAACGTAGGGCTACTCCATCACATTCTAAATTTTATATGAAAAGCACTACCAGGAACCCAAATGAAAAACCATTCCGTGAATTGGACTGGTGTCTGTTTACATCTGCAAACTTAAGTTTTAGCGCTTGGGGTAAGACTTCAGCTAAACCAAGAAATTACGAAGTAGGCATTCTACTAAAATCGCCTGATCTGCGTTGTCAAAGTTTCGTAGACCTCATTTACAACACAAAGCTACAGAACGATTCAGAGAACACCAATGGAACCACCGTCGCAGTACCATGGACACCAGATCTAGAGCCATACGAGAAAATTGACGAAACATTTTGCATATCAAAGGATTATTCCCAATTGTCGAGTTCCTGA
- the PCS60 gene encoding Pcs60p (highly similar to uniprot|P38137 Saccharomyces cerevisiae YBR222C PCS60) yields MAPSFNETFAVSDNVAVIVPETGVQVTYRELSHQVGHFQNVFNDPESPLYNVIGRQSPVAISLRNGLEFIVSFLGTTMDGKVGAPLNSNYREQEFNFYLEDLKAKAVVVPKGTVKETPTAEIVKSAKKFECFIVEVFFDVKRFRLEYDVYSAKDGYSKVQYSSLNNAVFFNLDDKKFPGFARSNDVALVLHTSGTTSRPKTVPLLHLNIVRSTENISNTYKLTPQDRSYVIMPLFHVHGLIGALLSTFRTQGSVVVPEKFGAKRFWDDFVKYGCNWFSCVPTISMIMLSMPRPTPFPNIRFIRSCSSALAPTTFQKLEQAFQAPVLEAYAMTEAAHQMTSNNLPPGKRKPGTVGQPQGVEIVILDEKDNKLPQGKIGEVSIRGENVTPGYANNAKANLENFTRRENYFRTGDQGFFDQEGFLVLTGRIKELINRGGEKISPIELDGAMLSHPAVKEAVSYGVPDEKYGQAVHAAVVLESGKTLTPQDLADHMKQRVSAYKVPVEFNFADKLPKTATGKIQRRIIAEAFSKKQSKL; encoded by the coding sequence ATGGCACCATCTTTCAACGAGACCTTTGCAGTCTCAGACAATGTTGCCGTTATCGTTCCTGAGACCGGCGTCCAAGTAACCTATCGTGAATTATCTCATCAAGTTGGACATTTCCAAAATGTTTTTAATGACCCAGAATCACCACTTTATAATGTTATCGGTAGACAAAGTCCTGTAGCAATTTCTCTGCGCAATGGGCTGGAATTCATTGTATCCTTCTTGGGTACAACAATGGATGGAAAGGTAGGTGCACCTCTTAACTCAAACTACagagaacaagaattcaatttttatCTGGAAGATTTGAAGGCTAaagctgttgttgttccAAAGGGTACGGTAAAGGAAACTCCAACTGCTGAAATTGTCAAGAGTGCTAAAAAATTCGAATGTTTTATCGTAGAGGTATTTTTCGATGTAAAAAGATTTAGACTTGAATATGACGTCTATTCTGCAAAGGACGGTTACTCTAAAGTGCAATACAGCTCTTTGAACAATGCTgtattcttcaatttggaTGACAAAAAGTTCCCAGGATTTGCTAGATCTAATGACGTTGCCCTTGTGTTACACACCAGTGGTACGACTTCAAGACCAAAGACTGTTCCATTGTTGCATTTAAACATTGTGAGAAGTACGGAAAATATTTCCAATACCTATAAATTAACCCCTCAGGACCGTTCCTATGTGATCATGCCTCTATTCCATGTACATGGATTAATTGGTGCACTTTTGTCCACTTTTAGAACGCAAGGTTCTGTCGTGGTGCcagaaaaatttggtgcCAAGAGATTCTGGGACGATTTTGTTAAGTACGGTTGCAACTGGTTCAGTTGTGTACCAACAATTAGTATGATCATGTTGTCAATGCCAAGACCAACGCCATTCCCTAACATCAGATTCATCAGATCTTGCTCTTCAGCACTAGCACCAACtactttccaaaaattggaacaagCATTCCAAGCACCTGTATTGGAAGCATATGCAATGACCGAAGCTGCTCATCAAATGACTTCTAATAACTTGCCTCCTGGAAAGAGAAAGCCAGGTACTGTGGGACAACCACAAGGTGTAGAAATTGTCATCCTTGATGAGAAGGATAACAAATTGCCCCAAGGCAAAATTGGTGAAGTTTCTATTAGAGGTGAGAATGTGACTCCAGGTTACGCTAACAACGCTAAGGCTAATCTGGAAAACTTCACTCGTAGAGAAAACTACTTCCGTACTGGTGATCAAGGATTTTTCGATCAAGAGGGATTCCTTGTTCTTACTGGTCGTATCAAGGAATTGATTAACAGaggtggtgaaaagatctCGCCTATCGAACTAGATGGTGCTATGTTATCACATCCAGCAGTTAAAGAAGCTGTTTCTTATGGTGTGCCTGATGAAAAATATGGCCAAGCGGTTCACGCTGCTGTGGTTTTGGAATCGGGTAAAACATTGACTCCACAAGATTTGGCTGACCACATGAAGCAAAGAGTCTCTGCGTATAAAGTTCCAGTTGAATTTAACTTTGCTGACAAGCTACCTAAAACTGCTACAGGTAAGATTCAAAGACGTATCATTGCCGAAGCTTTCTCTAAGAAGCAGAGTAAATTGTAG